TCTCCAGCAATTTGTAGCTCGCCCGCGAGCGATACCCCTCTTTCATGGCGCGCTGCACAAATGGGTCTTTGAAATGTTCCTTCAGCCACTTCTCACTGGATTTACTTCTTGCCAAAACGCACCTCCGGGCCAGGCTTTGACCCCCGCCCTCTGCAAACGTACACTCTGCCGCTACACCCATAGCGGCCCAACCAGACTGACGAGGATACCATGCTGGACGCGAAACATAGACAAGCCCTGCGTGGACAGGCACACGCCCTCAAACCCGTCGTCATCATCGGTGCCCACGGCATCACCGACGCCGTTCTCGCCGAACTGGAGGTCGCCATCCACGCCCACGAACTCGTAAAGGTACGTCTACCCCAGGTATCCCATGACGAACGCGATGACATGATAAGGACCTTGTCTACCACCAGCCATGCCGACATTGTCGGCCACATCGGGCGCGTGCTCATTCTCTACCGCCCCCGCCCGGCTGCGGCGCCCAAACGCTGATCGGTCCGCCGGTATAGCTTGGCAGCCCACCTCAAGACCGTTAGACTGTTTCTGAATCGCAACACCGACCAGCGGACCGGAGCAGACCCATGGAAGACCAGCCCCCCACAGAAATCCAGATCAGCGTCGAGACTCGCTATCTGCCGGAGCAATCCAGCCCGGAGCAGGAGCACTTCGCCTTCGCCTATCAGATCAC
This sequence is a window from Acidithiobacillus ferridurans. Protein-coding genes within it:
- a CDS encoding YhbY family RNA-binding protein produces the protein MLDAKHRQALRGQAHALKPVVIIGAHGITDAVLAELEVAIHAHELVKVRLPQVSHDERDDMIRTLSTTSHADIVGHIGRVLILYRPRPAAAPKR